The DNA segment TAACAATTTTCAAGAATACATACATTGTAAGGTTGTTGAACATTTAGAAATTGGTAGGGACAATATCCCTGAAAAAATAAAAGTTCTTCAGATACATAACCTGTTAGACTTTTTAAATGGTATTAGAACTGATGTTTCAGAAAAGGAACTCTATGTCAATAGTGTAAATCCTTTAGTAAATATTAGTAGAAATATTAAAACTTATTAACCTCTAAAATTCGGTATATAGTTGTATATAGTTACCAAAATTCATATAAACTCATAAATACAAACTTAAAAAAATTACATTCTATTAATAATCAGTTATTTCATGCAATCTTATATTTACAACTTTTACTTAAAACGTTACCCTAACAATAGGCTTGTTTATTTAGATGACATTTTAACCGAACTCTCTAAGAATTTAGGAGAGTTTAAGAGTGAAAATGATATTGCTCGCAGTGTTAGTTTTATTAAGTATTACGATGAAATTTTTGGTGAATGGAGTTATACTAAACCTGATATTCCCGCTGGTAAGGAAAGAATGGTATTCAGAATAGCCGCTATACACTTATCTGAATTAGGGATGCTTTATAGAAAAGATAGTAACCCTTATACACCTGACTATATGATAAGCTATAAAGGATTAGAACTCCTATCTACAGGTGGTTTACATCGGCAATTCTATAGAGAAAGAGTTAAACACATTTTTCAAATTACAGTTTGGTTTATAGCTATACTCACTTTTTTAGTAAGTACAATATTTCAGGTTTTGAATTACTACACACCTATTTCCTCTTCCCAAATAGAAGCCAGTCAACAAATAGAACCAACAGCAGCCCAATTAGAAATAAAATGAGCATTTCTAATGTATAATAAAAAACCTGCAACATTTTAAAGCATTGCAGGTTATAAATATAAAATTAAATTCTTTTATACCAGTCCGTTTGCATTTAAATACTCCGCAATTTGTATGGTGTTGGTAGCAGCTCCTTTACGCAGGTTATCGGCAACAATCCACATATTTAGTGTATTGGGTTGGCTTTCGTCGCGGCGTATGCGCCCTACAAAAACATCGTCTTTCCCTTCGGCATATATCGGCATTGGGTAGGTTTTGGTGTCGGTATTATCTTGTACCGTTACGCCAGCAGTTTCGTGTAGTATTCGGCGTACGTCATTTACATCAAAATCATTTACAAACTCTATGTTCACGGCTTCGCTGTGCCCGCCTACTACAGGTATGCGTATTGCCGTAGCCGAAACGTTTACGGTATCGTCACGCAATATTTTTTTGGTTTCGCGCACCAGTTTCATTTCTTCTTTGGTATAGCCATTGTCTTCAAACACATCGCATTGCGGTATCGCATTACGATGAATAGGGTAAGGGTACGCCATTTCGCCTTTGGTGTTTGTGTACTCGTTTTCTAACTGTTGTACCGCTTTTACTCCCGTTCCTGTAATGGACTGGTAGGTAGATACTACCACTCTTTTTATGGTATATTTTTTATGCAATGGTGCTAACGCCATCAGCATTTGTATGGTAGAACAGTTAGGGTTGGCTATTATTTTGTCGTCTTTGGTTAGCTCGCCAGCGTTAATCTCTGGGATAATCAGCTTTTTGTCGGCATCCATGCGCCATGCGCTAGAGTTGTCTATTACCGTAGTGCCTGCTTCGGCAAACTTGGGTGCCCATTCTTTAGAAGTATCGCCACCTGCCGAAAATAGTGCTATTTGCGGTTTCATGCTTACGGCGGTGGCAAGGTTTACTACCTTATATTTTTTTCCTTTAAACTCGATTTCCTTTCCTACTGACTTCTCAGAGGCAACAGGTATTAATTCGGTTACAGGGAAATTTCTTTCTGCCAATACTTTAAGCATTACTTCGCCTACCATTCCAGTAGCACCAACAACAGCAATTTTCATAATTATAGTGTATTAAATTGTGTTGCAAAAGTAAGGAGAAAATAGATTGTCTTTTCGGGATATAGTAAAAATAACAAAAAACAGGAGAGGTATTATTTTTAGTCCAATACAGCGATTTATGTGAAATAATAACTAAGAGAAAAACCGCCCTGTTATGGGCGGTTTAGTTAATAAAGGTTTAGAATATATAGTGTAGCGAACACTTTGTCTTTATTGTTTGTTTTTTAGTAAGTCGCGAATATCAGTAAGCAATTTCTCTTCTGCGCTTGGTGCTGGTGGTGCAGCAGGAGCAGCGGCTTCTTTTTTCTTGGTTCTTTCATAAGCTTTTAGTACCATGAAGATGAACAAACCAATGATAATAAAGTTAATTACTATTTGTATAAAGTTACCATAGTTAATGGTTACAGCTTCTATAGCAGCAACCGTTTCGCCGTTAATTACGCTTTCGGGTTGTGCATCTTTAAGAACGTACTTTAATTCGCTAAAATCGACACCACCTAAGGCCATCCCGATAGGAGGCATTAAAATGTCTGTTGTAAACGATTTTACGATAGCTCCAAATGCACCAGCTAGTATTACAGCTGTTGCTAAATTTACAATATCGCCTTTTAGCAAGAAGGATTTAAAATCTTTAATAAAACTCATAATTTTTTGTGATTTTGTTGTTAAATATTTTTGGTGGGTACTAATGTACAAAAAAAAACATTTATTCTTTGTAGAAAATTCTTTTTACACGATGAGAAATACCTGCTAAAATTTCGTAAGCAATTGTGTTTAAGGTGTTGGCAATTGTTACAACCGATGGGTCTTTACCAAAGACTATAACTCTGTCTCCTTCTTTGCAGTCAATATTGGTAACATCTACCATAAGCATATCCATACAAATATTACCTACTATTGATGCTTTTTGGCTGTTTATCATTACATAGCCGTTACCGTTACCCCAAGCGCGTGGTATACCATCGGCATAGCCTATGGGTAGTGTGGCAGTACGTGTTTTTTGGGTTGCTATATATTTACGACTATAGCCTACGCTTTCGCCTACTTCTATTTCTTTTATTTGAAGAATCACTGTTTTTAGCGTACCTACATTTTGCAGGTGTTTCATTTCTGTAGGATCGTTGCCTACACCATATAGCCCAATGCCAAGACGCACCATATTGTATTGTGCATTAGGGTAGTTGTATATACCCGATGTGTTAAGGATATGTCGCATTGGGTTTATTTGTAAGGCATCTATAAGTTGAGTAGACCATTTTTCGAAAAGGTCAATTTGTTGCGTTGTGAAGTCTTTAAATTGTAGACTATCACTTGCTGAAAGGTGCGAAAAGATGCTTTTTACCGAAACAAAGTTATTATTGCGTAGTAGTGCTATAAGCTCTGCTAGTTGATGCTCTTCAAAACCAAGACGATGCATGCCTGTATCGAGTTTTAAATGTATGGGGTAGTTCCATAGGTTTTTTTTACGGGCAAGGTCTATAAAGGCTTTTAGTTCGCGTAGCGAATATATTTCGGGCTCAAGGTTGTAGGCTGTCATGGCATTAAAAGCACTACTTTCTGGGTTCATCACTACAATAGGAATCATAGTTCCTGCATTACGAAGGGCAATACCCTCATCGGCAAAGGCTACGCCTAAATAATCTACTTTGTGGTGCGATAGTGTTTTGGCAATTTCATAACTACCACTACCATAACCAAAGGCTTTTACCATAACCATAACTTTAGTTTCGGGCTTTAATTTAGCACGATAAAAGTTGAGGTTGTGTACAATGGCATTCAAATTAATTTCTAGTACTGTTTCGTGGGTTTTTTCTTCAAGCAAAACCACAATTTCTTCAAATCGGAAACTACGTGCACCTTTTACAAGTATAGTTTCATCTTCAAAAGCATTACTGTTGTATTGCGCCAAAAACTCCTGCGTAGTTTTATAAGCAAAGAAATTAGGGAAGTCGGCAAGTTTTTTAGTTATCGTTTCGCCTATGCCAATAACCCTACCTATTTTATGGGTTCTTAGTAGTTCTTTTACTTTTTTATACAACTCTTTTTTAGTAAACCCACTCTGGAAAATATCCGAAAGGATAATGGTTTTCTTTTTATGTGTTTTTTGCTGTTCTAAGAAATCGAGCGCTATTTTTAAGGATTGGTAGTCGGCGCTATAGCTGTCATCTATAATCGTGCAGCCGTTAATACCATCTTTTACCTGTAGGCGAAGTTCTACGGGATAAAGTCCTGCAAGACGTTGTGTAATTATTTCGTGGCTATAGCCCAAATGCAGCATAACCATTAGACAGTTAATTGCGTTTTCTATCGCATAATCATCGGTAAAAGGAATTTCTACCGAGAAAATAGTGTCTTGGTAAATTACCTCTAAGCAAGTTGCGCTAGCTTTTTCCAGCTTGTTTACAAGTACATTTCCTGTATTGTTAAAACTCCAAGTAAAGGTTTTTGTAGTAGCTGGGAGCAGTTTTTCTATAGCTTCATTCTTCTGTAGTACTAATAGCTTTACCTTGCTAAATAGCTTTAGTTTTTCGAGTGTTTTTTCTTTTTGGCTAGTAAAGCTTTCGTCGTGTGCTGTTCCTATATTAGTGAGTATTCCTATATCAGGACATATAATATGTTGTAGCTTTTGCATTTCATTGGGTAACGATATGCCAGCTTCGAAAATACCGAGATTATGTTTTTTATTGATACCAATAATAGATAGGGGTACACCTACTTGCGAGTTGTAGCTCTTAGGGCTTCTAATTACATTATAATCGGGGCTTAATAGGTAATTTAGCCACTCTTTTACAATAGTTTTGCCATTACTACCTGTTATGCCTATTACAGGAAACTGAAATTGCTGCCTGTAGTATGCTGCAAAATCTTGTAATGCTTGTAAAGTGTTATTTACAATAATAAAATTAGCTTTTCCTGATACTGTTTCGGGAATATGGGTAACAACAAAATTGACTACTCCTTTATTAAGAAGTTCTGGAATATAATAATGCCCATCGCGGTTTTGCCCTGGTAATGCAAAAAAGAGAGTGCTAGCATTGTTTTGCAACGATCTACTGTCTATAGAAACGTTGTCTATATGCGCTTGTGGTTGTACACTCTCAAAGTATGCTGCTATAGCGGTAGTAATATCTTGTATTTTTAGACTCAAAGTTTAAGTTTTAGTAGTAAATGTAAAATTAAGGATAATCACTTCATTTAAAAATATAATCGAAACATTAAATGCTTTTCGTGTAAATAGCTACTTTTGTATCAAAGAGTTAAATATGAAATTATGTGCGATATTATAGGTTCTTTTTACCTAAAAAGAGTAGCAAGCAATAAGCTGTTAGGCGAGTTTACTAATAATAAGCGTTTCACAGTTTCTTCAGAAAGTTGTGAGCTAATAGAGCTGGGTAATGCACCTTTTTTAGGAAAATATAACTCAACATGGTGTATAGACGATGAGTGTTTTATGGGGGTACTTATTATTTCGTTTATTGAGCATGCCGAAAATAAAAGTGTAAAATATAAACTATCATGGTATATTAATGAGGAGCTTACCTATCAAGGCGAAGCTATACTTGTAGATGATATGCTTATGGGACATTATGTTTTATTGCACTAATTACCTTCTTTTTGTTCCTTATTATCCTTTTGTTTTGATTGTGCTTCGCGCATGGCTTTATAATAAGCAGCTCGGCTTAGGGGTTCATATTCTTCTGTTTCGCCTAGAAGCACTAAGTTGTCGCTATTTCCTTTCCTAAAGCTATAATTGGCTAAGTTACCTGTGCGGGTACATACAGCATGTACTTTGGTCACATATTCGGCAGTAGCCATAAGTGCGGGCATAGGACCAAAGGGATTGCCTTTAAAGTCCATGTCTAACCCTGCTACAACAACACGAATACCACTATTGGCAAGGTCATTACATACAGCTACAATCTCATCGTCAAAAAACTGAGCTTCGTCTATACCTATAACATCGCAGCCCTGTGCCAGTATGCGAATATTGGCAGCAGCAGGTATGGGAGTAGAGCGTATCTCGTTGGCATCGTGCGATATTACCATCTCATCGTGGTAACGAATATCTATGGTGGGCTTAAAAATTTCGACTCTTTGCTTAGCAAATTGTGCTCTTTTTAAACGTCGTATGAGTTCTTCGGTTTTACCCGAAAACATCGAGCCGCATATTACTTCTATCCAGCCAAATTGCTCTTTATGATTTACTGTATTTTCGAGAAACATTTTGTATTTTTCAGGCAGTAAAACAGAAATGTTTTCTGTTACTTTGTACTGAAACAAATTTATTAAAAAACTATTGCGCGACTCCGTTTAATTCTAAAAGTTATGAAGAAAAAGTTAGAAGCCGAATTAATTAGTATAGCTCACAGGATATTAAAACTAAAAAACAGGGCAGAACTTGACCAATTACAGCAAGAAACACTAAAGCTGTATGAGAAATTGTCGGTGCTTAAATTTGTAGAAGATAACTTTGGCGATGTAAAGCCTACCATTGGGTATGCTATGGC comes from the Flavobacterium arcticum genome and includes:
- the mscL gene encoding large-conductance mechanosensitive channel protein MscL, which produces MSFIKDFKSFLLKGDIVNLATAVILAGAFGAIVKSFTTDILMPPIGMALGGVDFSELKYVLKDAQPESVINGETVAAIEAVTINYGNFIQIVINFIIIGLFIFMVLKAYERTKKKEAAAPAAPPAPSAEEKLLTDIRDLLKNKQ
- a CDS encoding aspartate-semialdehyde dehydrogenase produces the protein MKIAVVGATGMVGEVMLKVLAERNFPVTELIPVASEKSVGKEIEFKGKKYKVVNLATAVSMKPQIALFSAGGDTSKEWAPKFAEAGTTVIDNSSAWRMDADKKLIIPEINAGELTKDDKIIANPNCSTIQMLMALAPLHKKYTIKRVVVSTYQSITGTGVKAVQQLENEYTNTKGEMAYPYPIHRNAIPQCDVFEDNGYTKEEMKLVRETKKILRDDTVNVSATAIRIPVVGGHSEAVNIEFVNDFDVNDVRRILHETAGVTVQDNTDTKTYPMPIYAEGKDDVFVGRIRRDESQPNTLNMWIVADNLRKGAATNTIQIAEYLNANGLV
- a CDS encoding bifunctional UDP-N-acetylmuramoyl-tripeptide:D-alanyl-D-alanine ligase/alanine racemase, which codes for MSLKIQDITTAIAAYFESVQPQAHIDNVSIDSRSLQNNASTLFFALPGQNRDGHYYIPELLNKGVVNFVVTHIPETVSGKANFIIVNNTLQALQDFAAYYRQQFQFPVIGITGSNGKTIVKEWLNYLLSPDYNVIRSPKSYNSQVGVPLSIIGINKKHNLGIFEAGISLPNEMQKLQHIICPDIGILTNIGTAHDESFTSQKEKTLEKLKLFSKVKLLVLQKNEAIEKLLPATTKTFTWSFNNTGNVLVNKLEKASATCLEVIYQDTIFSVEIPFTDDYAIENAINCLMVMLHLGYSHEIITQRLAGLYPVELRLQVKDGINGCTIIDDSYSADYQSLKIALDFLEQQKTHKKKTIILSDIFQSGFTKKELYKKVKELLRTHKIGRVIGIGETITKKLADFPNFFAYKTTQEFLAQYNSNAFEDETILVKGARSFRFEEIVVLLEEKTHETVLEINLNAIVHNLNFYRAKLKPETKVMVMVKAFGYGSGSYEIAKTLSHHKVDYLGVAFADEGIALRNAGTMIPIVVMNPESSAFNAMTAYNLEPEIYSLRELKAFIDLARKKNLWNYPIHLKLDTGMHRLGFEEHQLAELIALLRNNNFVSVKSIFSHLSASDSLQFKDFTTQQIDLFEKWSTQLIDALQINPMRHILNTSGIYNYPNAQYNMVRLGIGLYGVGNDPTEMKHLQNVGTLKTVILQIKEIEVGESVGYSRKYIATQKTRTATLPIGYADGIPRAWGNGNGYVMINSQKASIVGNICMDMLMVDVTNIDCKEGDRVIVFGKDPSVVTIANTLNTIAYEILAGISHRVKRIFYKE
- a CDS encoding thymidine kinase; the protein is MFLENTVNHKEQFGWIEVICGSMFSGKTEELIRRLKRAQFAKQRVEIFKPTIDIRYHDEMVISHDANEIRSTPIPAAANIRILAQGCDVIGIDEAQFFDDEIVAVCNDLANSGIRVVVAGLDMDFKGNPFGPMPALMATAEYVTKVHAVCTRTGNLANYSFRKGNSDNLVLLGETEEYEPLSRAAYYKAMREAQSKQKDNKEQKEGN